The sequence below is a genomic window from Papaver somniferum cultivar HN1 unplaced genomic scaffold, ASM357369v1 unplaced-scaffold_122, whole genome shotgun sequence.
NNNNNNNNNNNNNNNNNNNNNNNNNNNNNNNNNNNNNNNNNNNNNNNNNNNNNNNNNNNNNNNNNNNNNNNNNNNNNNNNNNNNNNNNNNNNNNNNNNNNNNNNNNNNNNNNNNNNNNNNNNNNNNNNNNNNNNNNNNNNNNNNNNNNNNNNNNNNNNNNNNNNNNNNNNNNNNNNNNNNNNNNNNNNNNNNNNNNNNNNNNNNNNNNNNNNNNNNNNNNNNNNNNNNNNNNNNNNNNNNNNNNNNNNNNNNNNNNNNNNNNNNNNNNNNNNNNNNNNNNNNNNNNNNNNNNNNNNNNNNNNNNNNNNNNNNNNNNNNNNNNNNNNNNNNNNNNNNNNNNNNNNNNNNNNNNNNNNNNNNNNNNNNNNNNNNNNNNNNNNNNNcttgcggctttgacggtgttgcacgatcattatgcggcatggcttgcggctttgacggtgttgcacgatcattatgcggtatggcttgcggctttggcatggccattgcaagatgcggcatcgagagttggtgaatgatttttcctcccctaatctaatttgtagaaatgcaaataagacatatatagggaagggacgttggcttggagagtgttgaatgatttttcctcgatattgcatcatctgtcacgatgaagcttgatttgaaacgatgaagcttcatttgggcatggccattgcaagatgcggcctccggagctggtgaatgatttttcctcccctaaactaatttgtagaaatgcaaataagacatatatagggaagggacgttggttgagaagaaaatgcaagtttgccttgcatttcctacgggaagcgaatgccgcgatgctttggcatgcatttatgcgtgccaaatgcgatttatcgaatttattggcatcactggctaacaaccacgtgagtaaggccaatgccggagacccatattgcatcatctgtcacgatgaagcttcatttgaaacgatgaagcttcatttgggcatggccattgcaagatgcggcctccggagctggtgaatgatttttcctcccctaaactaatttgtagaaatgcaatttttttttactcggtcaataaaatagaaTTAAAAAGCGAAAATGTACAAGGATCCGGCTAGTTTAGTGCTAAGCCAAAAAGGCCGCACACTAAAAGGcctaaaaacgatagtaaacctctccaggccattcaacagaatgaataaaacctggcctaccctcgtaaaactcataatgttcctcagccaacaaacatgcttgtttggccgagacatccgctgaaaaattagcctctctgtagctatgaatatAGCTAATATTGTTATAAAAGCTCTTCGCtattctccacttctgcattagctgccatGGCAAATCGTCTTTTTGAAGAGCATATAaacaactcatcgaatcagatctgacacataagttcttcacattccatctttgagcaacaaCAGCACCATAGATcaccgcacaaacttcagcatagaagttagTCTGCCAGCCCAGGCCAACGCACAGAACTCCCAAGACTACCGAACTAGAATCACGGAAAACCACTCCAGAACCAGCCTGCCCAGGATTACCAagagaagcaccatcacaacaaatcatAATCTCACCAGGATTTGGTGGATTCCAAGTAACTTCAACTGGGTTAGAGTGATCGCAAGATCTATGCgtcactctaaagaaattaacaatacgcAAGTCATCCAAAGTATTATGCATATGACCCTTCAATCTaatagagttatcacgaattacctgatgaactctTCCCTTAAACTCCAGCCAACGAACCTGTTTGTTCTCAAAATAAGCTTTGTTGCGCATCTTCCACAGctccgtaactattgcaagatttgcaacaagccacagatccttAATCATTCGACTCCGTCCCTTTGCAGCCTTGTAGGAGACCACCAGGTCCTCATTCGGCGTCAATCTGAATATTTCAGCAGCCCACTTCCAAATTCTTttagcaattttgcaatgccaagtgatATGGCTAACATCTTCACAATCATCTCTACATAATCGACACATCGAAGGCATCTCCCTACCAGTCTTcctcataacattatcatcagaaGCACAACACTGTTTATAAAATAGCTTCCAATACTGCACACCCAAAGTAGGATGTATAACACTTCTAGAGAAAAGTGCCGCAGCTGGCAAAATTTCAGTTGGCCCACGAATAGCAGCCTTGGCCGACTTGACAGTAAAAACACCCTTATTGTCCAAGTCCCAAATCTtataatcatctccaccaccaataagaggcaaattatcaacatcaatattgcatcgtaacatcaattctttagtctttggaggaataacccaagaaaatttgtagaaatgcaaataagacatatatagggaagggacgttggttgagaagaaaatgcaagtttgccttgcatttcctacgggaagcgaatgccgcgacgctttggcatgcatttatgcgtgccaaatacgatttatcgaatttattggcatcactggctaacaaccacgtgagtaaggccaatgccggagacccatattgcatcatctgtcacgatgaagcttcatttgggcatgaacattgcaagatgcggcctccggagctggtgaatgatttttcctcccctaaactaatttgtagaaatgcaaataagacatatatagggaagggacgttggttgagaagaaaatgcaagtttgccttgcatttcctacgggaagcgaatgccgcgacgctttggcatgtatttatgcgtgccaaatgcgatttatcgaatttattggcatcactggcttacaaccacgtgagtaaggccaattccggagacccatattgcatcatctgtcacgatgaagcttcatttgggcatggccattgcaagatgcggcctccggagctggtgaatgatttttcctcccctaaactaatttgtagaaatgcaaataagacatatatagggaagggacgttggttgagaagaaaatgcaagtttgccttgcatttcctacgggaagcgaatgccgagacgctttggcatgcatttatgcgtgccaaatgggatttatcgaatttattggcatcactggcttacaaccacgtgagtaaggccaatgccggagacccatattgcatcatctgtcacgatgaagcttcatttgaaacgatgaagcttcattttggcaaggccattgcaagatgcggcctcgggagctggtgaatgatttttcctcccctaatctaatttgtagaaatgcaaa
It includes:
- the LOC113330961 gene encoding uncharacterized protein LOC113330961, producing the protein DYKIWDLDNKGVFTVKSAKAAIRGPTEILPAAALFSRSVIHPTLGVQYWKLFYKQCCASDDNVMRKTGREMPSMCRLCRDDCEDVSHITWHCKIAKRIWKWAAEIFRLTPNEDLVVSYKAAKGRSRMIKDLWLVANLAIVTELWKMRNKAYFENKQVRWLEFKGRVHQVIRDNSIRLKGHMHNTLDDLRIVNFFRVTHRSCDHSNPVEVTWNPPNPGEIMICCDGASLGNPGQAGSGVVFRDSSSVVLGVLCVGLGWQTNFYAEVCAVIYANAEVENSEELL